A stretch of Episyrphus balteatus chromosome 2, idEpiBalt1.1, whole genome shotgun sequence DNA encodes these proteins:
- the LOC129909970 gene encoding 2-aminoethanethiol dioxygenase produces the protein MTSLFTKILRQAFKTFDKSNTASLSTNLKILYQLTEQLTYRDININPEVFIQANSADKAPCTYIHVFESAEVSMSVFILKANYTMPLHDHPMMNGILKGIYGNLLIKSYSAKKNNSDSGKRSNLLYDKLATEIEVTEDEPRQVNPESECAILTPSERNFHEITAVGGVAAFFDILSPPYGADIPIYGRRKCHFYHRVSIDDHRLVLLRMIPEPLDYYCDTAEAPEAVALSQNTYLEMYGHTGNCSSSPL, from the coding sequence ATGACATCGCTCTTTACCAAAATACTGCGACAAGCATTTAAAACCTTTGACAAATCAAACACTGCCTCGTTAAGTACTAATCTTAAAATTCTTTATCAGCTCACAGAACAATTAACTTATCGCGATATCAACATAAATCCCGAAGTATTTATCCAAGCCAATAGTGCTGACAAGGCCCCATGTACTTATATTCATGTCTTCGAAAGTGCCGAAGTCTCAATGAGTGTCTTCATTTTAAAGGCCAACTACACAATGCCACTTCATGATCATCCAATGATGAATGGCATCTTGAAAGGCATTTATGGTAATTTATTGATTAAAAGTTATTCGGCAAAGAAAAACAATTCAGACAGTGGGAAGAGAAGTAACCTTTTGTATGACAAACTTGCCACAGAAATCGAAGTCACTGAAGATGAACCCAGACAAGTTAACCCAGAGTCTGAATGTGCTATACTAACGCCGAGCGAAAGAAATTTCCATGAAATCACTGCTGTCGGTGGTGTAGCAGCATTCTTTGATATCTTAAGTCCTCCCTATGGTGCAGATATTCCAATTTATGGCCGAAGAAAATGTCATTTCTATCATCGTGTTAGCATAGACGACCATCGATTGGTTCTGTTGAGAATGATTCCAGAACCATTGGATTATTATTGTGATACAGCCGAGGCTCCGGAAGCTGTTGCTCTTAGccaaaatacatatttagaaATGTATGGTCATACTGGTAATTGTAGCAGTAGTCCtttataa
- the LOC129911606 gene encoding lariat debranching enzyme, translating to MKIAVEGCAHGELEKIYETIENIQKAEKIKIDLLLCCGDFQSTRNLEDLQTMAVPKKYMDICTFYKYYSGEKIAPILTIFIGGNHEASNYLQELPYGGWVAPNIYYLGYAGVVKVNGIRIAGLSGIYKSHDFFRGRHEFSPYTEGTKKSVYHVRQLDVFRLKQLSGKIDICMSHDWPKGIYNFGNKAQLVRFKPHFKDEIDQERLGSRPCEDLLNKLQPSLWFSAHLHCKFAALVSHEDTGRVTKFLALDKCLPKRRFLQVLDIDSVEHIDDEELKLEYDLEWLTILFLTNHLISVKSSQHFMPGPNGSERYNFTPTDDEKDHVHKKFGYDLKIPRNFCRTVEAYNPNDINTNPQQPKSQINPQSLQFCDNLGIDDPLSMAMIVGGHELSHSSTLDGSDLNDSGLFDQSNAELNSSCDTISPLKRKSGLCLPKPIGITSPSSQDEISIEASERDSEEMMPDLSPPLEMKEETTLPTIEEIPNLNAKPPMKKFKRRNEEIYKTEEDEEL from the exons atgaaaatcgctGTCGAAGGTTGTGCCCATGGCGAGTTAGAAAAAATCTACGAAACTATAGAAAACATACAAAAggcggaaaaaattaaaatcgatttGTTGTTGTGTTGTGGTGATTTTCAATCCACTAGAAATCTAGAGGATCTACAAACTATGGCAGTTCCAAAAAAATACATGGAcatttgtactttttataa GTATTATAGTGGCGAAAAAATCGCGCCAATTTTAACTATATTCATCGGTGGCAATCACGAAGCCTCTAATTATCTCCAAGAACTACCCTACGGTGGTTGGGTGGCTCCAAATATCTACTATTTGGGTTATGCTGGAGTTGTCAAAGTCAATGGCATCCGAATTGCTGGTCTTTCGGGAATTTACAAAAGCCACGACTTCTTTCGGGGACGTCATGAGTTCTCACCGTACACGGAAGGAACGAAAAAGAGTGTCTACCATGTGCGACAGTTGGATGTCTTTAGACTGAAACAGTTGTCAGGGAAAATAGACATTTGCATGTCCCACGATTGGCCAAAAGGTATTTACAACTTTGGTAATAAAGCCCAATTAGTTAGGTTCAAACCGCATTTCAAGGATGAAATCGATCAAGAACGTTTAGGAAGTCGTCCATGTGAAGATCTCCTGAATAAACTGCAGCCATCTCTTTGGTTTTCTGCTCATTTGCATTGCAAATTTGCTGCACTGGTTTCACACGAGGACACTGGTCGTGTGACAAAGTTCTTGGCATTGGACAAATGTCTACCGAAGCGACGGTTTCTTCAAGTCTTGGATATCGACTCTGTCGAGCACATCGATGATGAGGAACTTAAATTGGAATACGATCTTGAATGGTTGACTATTCTCTTTCTTACCAACCATCTAATCTCTGTGAAGAGTTCACAGCATTTTATGCCAGGTCCAAATGGCTCTGAGCGTTATAACTTCACACCCACCGACGATGAAAAGGATCATGTCCACAAAAAGTTTGGCTATGATTTAAAGATTCCTCGAAATTTCTGCCGTACAGTAGAAGCATATAATCCCAATGATATCAACACAAATCCCCAGCAACCGAAATCTCAAATCAATCCACAGAGTTTACAGTTTTGTGATAATTTGGGAATCGATGATCCCTTATCCATGGCTATGATTGTTGGCGGTCATGAATTGAGTCATTCGAGTACACTCGATGGAAGTGATTTAAATGATTCGGGTTTATTCGATCAGTCAAATGCTGAATTGAATTCTTCATGTGACACAATTAGTCCGTTGAAGCGAAAAAGTGGTTTGTGTTTGCCAAAACCGATTGGTATAACAAGTCCGAGTAGTCAAGATGAGATTTCAATTGAAGCCAGTGAACGAGATAGTGAAGAAATGATGCCAGATTTGAGTCCACCACTTGAGATGAAGGAAGAAACCACTCTGCCGACGATAGAAGAGATTCcgaatttaaatgcaaaaccaccaatgaaaaaattcaaacgaaGAAATGAGGAAATTTACAAGACAGAAGAGGATGAAGAATTGTGA
- the LOC129911479 gene encoding mitochondrial 2-oxoglutarate/malate carrier protein-like has protein sequence MSNKVETVAAKQIPSGMKFVLGGLAGMGATCIVQPLDLVKTRMQISGVGGAAKEYKNSFHCLTTVISKEGPLAIYRGIGAALLRQATYTTGRLGVYTYLNDLHKQKFPGEPSLLSRMAMGVIAGACGAFIGTPAEVALIRMTADGRLPLEQRRNYTNVANALTRIIREEGVATLWRGCVPTIGRAMVVNMAQLASYSQAKSIFIKNFEMKEGLQLHFVAAMLSGLITTIASMPVDIAKTRIQNMKYIDGKPEYKGAVDVLGKIARQEGILALWKGFTPYYCRLGPHTVLTFIFLENLNQAYFKYVLGTSGGSGL, from the coding sequence atgtcaaacaaaGTTGAGACTGTCGCTGCCAAACAAATCCCCAGTGGAATGAAATTCGTTCTAGGTGGATTAGCTGGAATGGGGGCAACTTGCATAGTTCAACCTCTTGACCTTGTCAAGACGAGAATGCAAATCTCGGGTGTTGGTGGCGCTGccaaagaatacaaaaattcatttcattGTCTGACAACGGTCATTAGCAAGGAAGGTCCTTTGGCCATTTACAGAGGCATTGGAGCTGCTCTCTTGAGACAAGCTACCTACACAACCGGCCGACTCGGTGTGTACACCTATTTGAATGATTTACACAAGCAAAAGTTCCCTGGAGAACCTTCTCTCCTATCTCGAATGGCTATGGGAGTGATTGCTGGCGCCTGTGGTGCCTTCATCGGCACACCAGCCGAAGTGGCATTAATCCGTATGACAGCCGATGGTCGATTGCCATTGGAACAACGTCGAAACTATACAAACGTTGCCAATGCTTTGACAAGAATTATCCGTGAAGAAGGAGTGGCAACTCTATGGCGCGGATGTGTGCCAACTATTGGCAGAGCTATGGTCGTTAATATGGCTCAGTTAGCTTCATATTCCCAGGCTAAGAGTATCTTTATTAAGAACTTTGAAATGAAGGAAGGCCTTCAGTTGCATTTCGTGGCAGCAATGCTTTCAGGATTGATTACCACAATAGCATCGATGCCTGTGGACATTGCAAAGACTAgaattcaaaatatgaaatatatCGATGGAAAACCTGAATACAAAGGAGCAGTtgatgttttgggaaaaatagcCCGCCAAGAAGGTATTCTTGCCTTGTGGAAGGGTTTCACACCATATTACTGTCGTTTGGGACCACACACAGTTTTgacatttatatttttggaaaatctaAATCAAGCTTATTTCAAATATGTTCTTGGAACAAGTGGAGGATCGGGGCTGTAA